A window of the Brassica napus cultivar Da-Ae chromosome A2, Da-Ae, whole genome shotgun sequence genome harbors these coding sequences:
- the LOC106430061 gene encoding agamous-like MADS-box protein AGL80 has product MTRKKVKLAFIANDSSRKATYKKRKKGLMKKVNELSTLCGINACAIIYSPYDSNPEVWPSNSGVQRIISEFRTLPEMDQNKKMVDQETFLRQRIAKASDNLKKQRKDNLEMEMTEVMFQCLIRNMGMFNLNIMDLNDLGYLIDQYLKDVNRRIEILGNSRMELGESSNNVAAEASGTLAVVEATTAPAATIQQQQQFHQHVVLYERPLNLNLNHSHEQQQQQWFMHIMNQPQQMSHAAEQMGFPFMNDNHHQQQQQRQIPGVFSTTPTTVISSSINPVTSSNRTNNTWFR; this is encoded by the coding sequence ATGACAAGAAAGAAGGTCAAACTTGCTTTCATTGCTAACGATTCTTCGAGGAAAGCAActtataagaaaagaaagaaaggtttGATGAAGAAAGTGAATGAGCTCTCGACTCTTTGTGGTATCAATGCATGCGCAATCATCTACAGTCCCTACGACTCTAATCCAGAGGTGTGGCCATCAAACTCCGGAGTGCAAAGAATAATTTCGGAGTTTCGTACATTGCCGGAGATGGACCAGAACAAGAAAATGGTGGATCAAGAAACCTTTCTCAGACAAAGGATAGCCAAAGCCTCGGACAATTTGAAGAAACAAAGGAAGGACAACCTAGAGATGGAGATGACCGAAGTCATGTTCCAATGTTTGATAAGAAACATGGGGATGTTTAATCTGAATATTATGGATCTTAATGATTTAGGTTATTTGATTGATCAATATCTTAAAGATGTTAACCGCAGGATCGAGATACTAGGTAATTCTCGTATGGAGCTCGGTGAATCCTCCAACAATGTTGCGGCAGAAGCGAGTGGAACGTTGGCTGTTGTGGAGGCTACAACCGCTCCAGCCGCTACGATTCAGCAGCAACAACAGTTTCACCAACATGTTGTACTCTATGAGAGGCCTCTGAATCTGAATCTGAATCATAGTCAtgaacagcaacaacaacaatggtTTATGCACATTATGAACCAGCCCCAGCAAATGAGTCATGCTGCTGAGCAAATGGGCTTTCCGTTCATGAATGATAACCACCACCAACAGCAGCAGCAGCGACAGATTCCCGGCGTTTTCTCCACCACTCCGACAACCGTTATTTCAAGCAGTATCAATCCCGTTACCAGTTCAAACCGTACCAATAATACATGGTTCCGCTAG
- the LOC106353919 gene encoding NHP2-like protein 1 gives MTVEAVNPKAYPLADSQLAITILDLVQQATNYKQLKKGANEATKTLNRGISEFVVMAADAEPLEILLHLPLLAEDKNVPYVFVPSKQALGRACGVTRPVIACSVTSNEASQLKSQIQQLKDAIEKHLI, from the exons ATGACGGTAGAAGCAGTGAACCCTAAGGCGTACCCTTTAGCTGATTCCCAGCTAGCGATAACAATCCTCGATCTTGTTCAGCAAGCTACGAATTACAAGCAGCTCAAGAAAGGAGCTAATGAAGCTACCAAGACACTGAACCGTGGAATCTCTGAGTTCGTGGTTATGGCTGCTGATGCTGAGCCTCTCGagattcttcttcatctccctCTTCTCGCCGAAGATAAG aATGTGCCGTATGTGTTTGTGCCATCGAAGCAAGCCCTTGGCAGAGCATGTGGAGTGACAAGACCCGTGATTGCTTGTTCGGTTACCTCAAACGAGGCTAGCCAATTGAAATCTCAAATTCAGCAGCTCAAGGATGCCATTGAGAAGCACCTCATCTAA
- the LOC106353918 gene encoding uncharacterized protein LOC106353918, producing the protein MAGVEVEKTVPNTEEKTMTEMPKETVHTTDDSAIAVEVEIKEEEEVPKVEKETEKTEIAPVKEEKPVEIPGAVEEKDVKQAGEEEKTVEVKTA; encoded by the exons ATGGCTGGTGTTGAG GTTGAGAAAACAGTACCAAACACAGAAGAGAAGACGATGACCGAGATGCCTAAGGAAACAGTTCATACGACAGATGACTCAGCCATTGCGGTTGAAGTAGaaattaaagaagaagaagaagtaccAAAGGTAGAGAAAGAGACTGAAAAAACCGAGATAGCTCCGGTTAAAGAGGAGAAACCGGTTGAAATTCCGGGAGCTGTGGAGGAGAAAGATGTTAAGCAAgctggagaagaggagaagactGTTGAAGTCAAGACAGCGTAA
- the LOC106362031 gene encoding F-box protein CPR1-like — protein sequence MTTIPMDIVNDLFLRLPAKSLVRFRALSKPCYHLINSPDFISSHLSRVLQTNDHLMILLRGALHLYTVDLDSPDTLSDVEHPMKRGGPTEVFGSCNGLIGLSNSPTDLALFNPSTRQIHRLPPSPVDLPEGSSTRGYVFYGLGYDSVNDDYKVVRMVQFKRDPDDELGSSFPYEVKVFSFKMNSWKRIESVLPPIQLLFYFYYHLLYRRGYGVLAGNSLHWVLPRRPGLIAFNIIVRFDLALEVFDFVRFPEPVANGDVDIQMDIGVLDGCLCLMCNYDHKYVDVWMMKEYNVRGSWCKAFTVQKPKSVKMFAFMRPLVYSKDRDKVLLEINNTKLVWFDLETRKLSTLRIKDCPSSYSAELVVSSLVLGCKGDLDNIKHRKEQRDKEARESKMLQNSKKRDDFLSKGFKLVL from the exons ATGACGACGATTCCAATGGATATCGTGAACGACCTCTTCCTCCGTCTCCCAGCGAAGAGCTTGGTCCGCTTCCGAGCTCTCTCCAAGCCCTGCTACCACCTAATCAACAGCCCCGACTTCATCTCATCCCATCTCAGCCGCGTCCTCCAAACCAACGACCACCTCATGATCCTCCTCCGCGGCGCTCTCCATCTCTACACAGTGGATCTCGATTCGCCAGACACCCTCTCCGACGTCGAGCACCCGATGAAACGCGGCGGCCCGACCGAAGTCTTCGGTTCTTGCAACGGTTTAATCGGGTTATCGAATTCCCCAACCGATTTAGCCTTATTTAACCCGTCTACTCGTCAGATCCACCGGCTACCTCCTTCTCCTGTAGATCTCCCCGAGGGCTCCAGCACCCGCGGCTACGTGTTTTACGGGCTAGGGTACGATTCTGTGAACGATGATTATAAAGTTGTGAGGATGGTTCAGTTTAAGCGTGACCCAGATGACGAACTTGGTTCTAGTTTCCCTTACGAGGTTAAAGTTTTCAGCTTTAAGATGAATTCATGGAAGAGGATCGAATCGGTTTTGCCTCCGATTCAGCTCTTGTTTTACTTCTATTACCATTTGCTCTATCGTCGTGGCTACGGTGTTCTTGCTGGTAATAGTCTTCACTGGGTGTTACCTCGACGGCCTGGTTTGATTGCGTTCAACATCATTGTGAGGTTTGATCTCGCCTTGGAGGTTTTCGACTTTGTGAGGTTTCCGGAACCTGTTGCTAACGGTGATGTCGATATTCAGATGGATATAGGTGTGTTGGATGGGTGTCTTTGTCTCATGTGTAACTATGATCACAAGTATGTTGATGTTTGGATGATGAAAGAGTATAATGTGAGAGGTTCTTGGTGCAAGGCTTTCACGGTTCAGAAACCTAAAAGTGTTAAAATGTTTGCTTTTATGAGACCTTTGGTTTATTCCAAGGATAGGGATAAGGTCCTTTTGGAGATTAATAATACGAAGCTGGTGTGGTTTGATCTTGAGACTAGGAAGCTTAGTACTCTTAGGATTAAGGATTGTCCTAGCTCGTATAGTGCGGAACTTGTTGTGAGTAGCCTTGTTTTGGGATGTAAAGGAGATCTTGATAACATTAAGCACAGGAAAGAACAACGAGATAAAGAAGCTAGAGAATCTAAAATGTTGCAGAACAGTAAAAAGAG GGATGATTTCCTGTCAAAGGGATTCAAACTGGTCTTATAA